From Onychostoma macrolepis isolate SWU-2019 chromosome 05, ASM1243209v1, whole genome shotgun sequence, one genomic window encodes:
- the taf1 gene encoding transcription initiation factor TFIID subunit 1 isoform X6 — protein sequence MSDSDSDEDQDRPFHLTGFLFGNINENGQLEDDSVLDMESKKHLAGLGSLGLGSLITEITASEEDTAEQEQDQSNTDAEGWVRSTEDAVDYSDISEVAEDETRKYRQAMGNLQPSRRTDEEEDYDADCEDVDAKLMPPPPPPSQPTPAKKEDTATQNSSATDEGDGIILPSIIAPSSVGDKVDFSSSSDSESESDRPSQGSGTGGQAGCLTLPLAGIMQKDAAKALPGVTELFPVFRPGRVLRFLRLFGPGKNMPSVWRSARRKRKRKQREPQSDMATGDNESQPPEPGAKKKSGWDYEYAPPPPPEQCLSDDEITMMAPVESKFLQVSGEGDKVSEVRPKVAEWRYGPAQLWYDMLGVPEDGSGFHYGFKLRDDQKQDTTDTEAKTANPPAAEPVSEQESPQETHAEEDEVSPMQDELFLMVTQLQWEEDIIWNGEEVKHKGTKTQRASLAGWLPTSMTRNANAYNAQQGLSRSNSLLVPPTPPPLAKTPSISGSKRDKHNHDHQAAHEDDTPWFSIFPIDSEELVYGRWEDNIIWDDQSVDCLPSPPILTLDPNDENIILEIPDEKEERASHSPSKENKKETALKKSRILLGKTGVIKDEPQQNMSQPEIKDPWNLSNDEYYYPKQQGLRGSFGGNIIQHSIPAVELRQPFFPTHMGPMKLRQFHRPSLKKYSFGALSQPGPHPAQPLLKHIKKKAKMREQERQASGGGDMFFMRTAQDLTGKDGDLILAEYSEEYAPLLMQVGMATKIKNYYKRKPGKDPGAPDCKYGETVYCHTSPFLGSLHPGQLLQAFENNLFRTPIYLHKMPETDFLIIRTRQGYFIRELVDIFVVGQECPLYEVPGPNSKRANTHIRDFLQVFIYRLFWKSKDRPRRIRMEDIKKAFPSHSESSIRKRLKLCADFKRTGMDSNWWVLKPDFRLPTEEEIRAMVSPEQCCAYYSMLVAEQRLKDAGYGEKSFFAPEEENEEEFQMKIDDEVRTAPWNTTRAFIAAMKGKCLLEVTGVADPTGCGEGFSYVKIPNKPTQQKDDREPQPVKKTVTGTDADLRRLSLKNAKQLLRKFGVPEEEIKKLSRWEVIDVVRTMSTEQARSGEGPMSKFARGSRFSVAEHQERYKEECQRIFDLQNKVLESTEVLSTDTDSSSAEDSDFEEMGKNIENMLQNKKTSSQLSREKEEQERKELQRMLMGEDNDRERGRKERRKGSSALSTSSHKDDDASSVTSLNSSATGRRLKIYRTFCDEDGKEYVRCETVRKPSVIDAYLRIRTTKDDEFIRKFALFDEQHREEMRKERRRIQEQLRRLKRNQEKDKFKGPPEKKAKKAKERPDLKLKCGACGAIGHMRTNKFCPLYYQTNAPPSNPVAMTEEQEEELEKTVIHNDNEELIKVEGTKIVLGKQLIESADEVRRKSLVLKFPKQQLPPKKKRRVGTTVHCDYLNRPHKSIHRRRTDPMVTLSSVLESIINDMRDLPNTYPFHTPVNGKVVKDYYKIITRPMDLQTLRENVRKRMYPSREEFRESVELIYKNSATYNGAKHPLTLVSQAMLNLCDEKIKEKEERLVRLEKAINPLLDDDDQVAFSFILDNIVTQKMMAVPDSWPFHHPVNKKFVPDYYKVIINPMDLDTLRKNISKHKYQNREVFLSDVGLIHTNSVKYNGPDSPYTRTALEIVNVCKQTLAEYDEHLTQLEKDISTAKEAALDAADLESLDPLTPGPYTPQGRHGRGRMGEDESDVDIEGFEEDDDGKPKTPAPAEEGDLDDEDEEDDEDDLLMRPQRRMHRDEEEEEDDEISSRPAQASVLYQDLLMSDAEDDASEEEGDNPFSSIQLSESGSDSDAELGHQESTRIGLEQEESMMSYEGEGPDGVTHMDDSNVSYGSYDDGDSQMHRHVSSPRTGERDGEEVYGISEEEEEEEDERRRGPSVLTQAQLSDDDEDSEEFRSVGGDSDMDSDN from the exons ATGTCAGACTCAGACAGTGATGAGGACCAGGACCGGCCCTTCCACCTAACAGGGTTTCTCTTTGGAAACATAAATGAGAATGGACAGCTGGAAGATGACAGTGTTCTGGATATG GAGTCAAAGAAGCACTTAGCTGGTCTGGGCTCTCTGGGTTTGGGTTCACTTATTACAGAGATCACAGCCAGTGAGGAGGACACGGCTGAGCAAGAGCAAGACCAGAGCAACACTGACGCAGAGG gATGGGTAAGGAGCACAGAAGATGCAGTTGATTACTCTGATATCAGTGAAGTTGCAGAAGATGAAACCCGCAAATACAGACAGGCCATGGGCAACCTGCAGCCATCACGGAGAACAG ATGAAGAGGAAGATTACGATGCTGATTGTGAAGATGTTGATGCCAAACTCATGCCGCCTCCCCCTCCCCCTAGTCAGCCAACCCCTGCCAAGAAAGAAGACACGGCCACTCAGAACAGCAGTG cGACAGATGAAGGTGATGGCATTATCCTACCTTCCATCATCGCTCCATCGTCGGTGGGTGATAAGGTTGATTTCAGCAGTTCATCAGACAGCGAGAGTGAGAGCGATCGGCCGTCTCAGGGTTCAGGGACAGGAGGACAGGCAGGGTGTCTTACCCTCCCTCTTGCGGGCATTATGCAGAAAGATGCTGCTAAAGCCCTGCCTGGAGTCACAGAGCTGTTCCCTGTGTTCAGACCTGGAAGG GTGCTGCGGTTCTTGCGGTTGTTTGGTCCTGGTAAGAACATGCCATCAGTATGGCGAAGTGCTCGCAGGAAACGGAAACGAAAGCAGAGAGAGCCACAATCAGACATGGCTACAGGTGACAACGAATCACAGCCACCTGAGCCAGGGGCTAAGAAAAAGTCAGGATGGGACTATGAGTATGCACCACCTCCACCACCGGAGCAGTGTTTGTCTGATGATGAG ATCACCATGATGGCTCCGGTGGAGTCTAAGTTCCTACAAGTGTCTGGTGAAGGTGATAAGGTGTCTGAAGTAAGGCCAAAGGTGGCTGAGTGGCGTTATGGTCCAGCACAGCTTTGGTATGACATGCTTGGCGTCCCAGAGGATGGCAGTGGCTTCCATTATGGGTTTAAACTCAGAGATGACCAAAAGCAAGACACTACAGATACAGAAGCTAAAACTGCAAACCCTCCAGCTGCTGAACCAGTCAGTGAGCAGGAATCACCCCAAGAAACACATGCTGAG GAGGATGAAGTGTCTCCGATGCAGGATGAGCTGTTTTTAATGGTGACGCAGCTGCAGTGGGAGGAAGATATTATCTGGAATGGAGAGGAGGTGAAGCACAAGGGCACCAAAACTCAGCGTGCCAGTCTGGCTGGGTGGCTGCCTACTAGCATGACCCGCAATGCCAATGCTTACAACGCTCAGCAGG GTCTAAGTCGCAGTAATTCTCTGTTGGTTCCCCCAACCCCACCACCTTTGGCCAAAACTCCATCAATATCAGGCTCTAAGAGGGACAAACATAATCATGATCATCAAG CCGCTCACGAGGATGATACCCCATGGTTCTCCATATTCCCGATTGATAGCGAGGAGCTTGTTTATGGTCGTTGGGAAGACAACATAATCTGGGATGACCAGAGCGTGGACTGCCTCCCTTCTCCTCCCATTCTTACCCTTGACCCCAATGACGAAAACATCATACTTG AGATTCCAGATGAAAAAGAGGAGAGAGCCTCTCATTCACCCtccaaagaaaacaagaaagagaCAGCACTGAAAAAAAGTCGCATTCTGTTGGGAAAGACTGGTGTCATCAAAGATGAACCTCAACAG AATATGTCCCAACCGGAGATTAAAGATCCTTGGAATCTGTCCAACGATGAGTACTACTACCCCAAACAGCAGGGGCTTAGGGGCAGCTTTGGAGGAAACATCATCCAG CACTCCATTCCTGCTGTTGAGTTGAGGCAGCCCTTCTTCCCCACTCATATGGGACCTATGAAACTACGGCAGTTCCATCGGCCTTCCCTTAAAAAGTACTCATTTGGAGCACTGTCCCAGCCTGGCCCACATCCAGCCCAGCCTCTCCTCAAACATATCAAGAAGAAGGCTAAG ATGCGAGAGCAGGAACGTCAGGCATCAGGTGGAGGGGACATGTTTTTTATGCGCACAGCTCAGGATCTGACGGGCAAAGACGGAGACCTGATTTTGGCTGAATATAGCGAGGAGTATGCTCCCCTTCTCATGCAAGTTGGCATGGCAACCAAAATCAAGAACTACTACAAAAGA AAACCAGGTAAAGATCCAGGAGCACCTGACTGTAAGTACGGAGAGACCGTTTACTGTCACACTTCACCATTCCTGGGATCATTGCACCCTGGACAACTACTGCAG GCCTTTGAAAATAACTTGTTCAGAACTCCTATCTACCTACATAAGATGCCTGAGACTGATTTCCTGATTATCCGGACAAGGCAGGGCTACTTTATCCGAGAGCTTGTGGACATATTTGTTGTGGGTCAGGAGTGCCCTCTTTATGAAGTGCCAGGACCCAACTCTAAACGAGCCAACACACACATTCGTGATTTCCTACAG gtGTTCATCTATCGGCTCTTTTGGAAGAGTAAAGATCGCCCTCGTCGCATACGTATGGAGGACATAAAGAAAGCTTTTCCTTCTCACTCCGAGAGCAGCATCCGCAAACGCCTCAAACTCTGTGCTGACTTTAAACGAACAG GCATGGATTCTAACTGGTGGGTGCTAAAACCTGATTTTCGGCTTCCTACTGAAGAGGAGATCAGAGCGATGGTCTCTCCAGAGCAGTGTTGTGCGTACTACAGTATGCTGGTGGCAGAGCAGAGACTAAAG GATGCTGGTTATGGTGAGAAATCTTTTTTTGCACCCGAGGAAGAGAATGAGGAGGAATTCCAGATGAAGATTGATGATGAG GTACGCACTGCCCCGTGGAACACCACTCGGGCATTCATTGCTGCCATGAAGGGGAAGTGTCTCTTGGAGGTCACAGGGGTCGCTGACCCCACTGGCTGTGGAGAAGGATTCTCATACGTTAAAATTCCTAACAAACCCACTCAGCAGAAG gatgATCGAGAGCCCCAGCCAGTGAAAAAGACAGTGACAGGGACTGATGCGGATCTGAGACGTTTGTCGCTCAAAAATGCCAAACAGTTGCTCCGCAAGTTTGGAGTTCCTGAGGAAGAG ATAAAGAAACTTTCCCGTTGGGAGGTTATCGATGTCGTGAGGACCATGTCTACTGAACAAGCTCGTTCAGGGGAGGGGCCTATGAGTAAATTTGCTCGTGGGTCTCGATTCTCTGTAGCGGAACATCAGGAACGTTACAAAGAGGAGTGCCAGAGGATCTTTGACCTGCAGAACAA AGTATTGGAGTCCACAGAGGTATTATCGACGGACACTGACAGCAGTTCAGCAGAGGACAGTGATTTTGAGGAGATGGGCAAGAACATTGAGAACATGCTGCAGAATAAGAAGACCAGCTCTCAGCTGAGCAGAGAGAAAGAAGAGCAGGAGAGAAAAGAACTGCAGCGGATGCTGATGGGAGAGGACAATGATAGAGAAAGAGGCCGCAAAGAAAGACGCAAaggct CAAGTGCCCTTTCCACCAGCTCTCACAAAGATGATGACGCTTCCTCCGTCACTAGCCTGAACTCTTCAGCAACAGGGCGAAGGCTTAAAATTTATCGCACCTTCTGTGATGAGGACGGCAAAGAGTATGTGCGCTGTGAGACAGTACGCAAACCGTCTGTTATTGACGCTTACTTGCGTATACGTACCACTAAGGATGATGAGTTCAT TCGCAAGTTTGCACTATTCGATGAGCAGCACAGGGAGGAGATGAGAAAGGAACGGCGAAGAATTCAGGAGCAGCTGCGGCGCCTCAAACGAAACCAGGAGaaagacaaatttaaaggtCCACCTGAGAAAAAGGCAAAGAAAGCCAAAGAACGACCAGACCTGAAg CTGAAATGTGGAGCTTGTGGTGCTATTGGCCACATGAGGACCAATAAGTTTTGCCCGTTGTACTACCAAACCAATGCCCCGCCCTCTAATCCGGTGGCAATGACAGAAGAGCAGGAAGAGGAGCTCGAGAAGACTGTGATCCACAATGACAATGAAGAACTTATTAAAGTGGAAGGAACCAAGATTGTGCTTGGAAAGCAGCTCATTGAGAG TGCTGATGAAGTGCGGAGGAAATCTCTGGTTCTGAAGTTCCCCAAGCAGCAGCTTCCTCCTAAAAAGAAGAGACGTGTGGGGACAACCGTGCACTGTGACTACCTCAAT CGTCCTCATAAGTCCATCCATCGTAGAAGGACAGACCCCATGGTCACACTCTCTTCAGTGCTGGAGAGCATCATTAATGACATGAGGGACCTTCCTAAT ACATACCCGTTTCACACTCCTGTGAATGGCAAAGTGGTTAAGGATTATTACAAGATCATCACACGGCCGATGGACCTGCAGACGTTGCGTGAAAATGTTCGCAAGCGCATGTACCCTTCACGAGAAGAGTTCAGAGAGAGTGTTGAACTCATCTACAAAAACAGCGCTACGTACAATG gtGCAAAGCATCCTTTAACCCTTGTCAGTCAAGCAATGTTGAATCTGTGTGATGAGAAAATCAAAGAG AAAGAAGAGCGTTTGGTTCGTTTGGAGAAAGCCATTAATCCCCTTCTGGATGATGATGATCAGGTCGCTTTCTCCTTCATCCTCGATAACATTGTCACACAGAAGATGATGGCCGTACCTGAC TCCTGGCCCTTCCATCATCCAGTAAATAAGAAATTTGTTCCTGATTATTATAAAGTCATCATCAACCCCATGGATCTGGACACCCTCCGTAAG aaCATCTCCAAGCACAAGTATCAGAACCGAGAGGTGTTTCTTTCTGATGTCGGCCTCATTCACACCAACAGTGTCAAGTACAATG gACCTGATAGTCCTTACACCAGAACAGCTCTGGAAATTGTAAacgtctgtaagcagactctaGCAGAG TATGACGAACACCTTACTCAACTGGAAAAGGACATCTCTACTGCTAAAGAAGCTGCTCTGGATGCTGCAGACCTTGAGAGCTTAGACCCCTTGACCCCTGGACCGTACACACCTCAG GGTCGTCACGGCAGAGGCCGAATGGGCGAGGATGAGTCTGATGTGGACATTGAAGGATTTGAGGAAGATGATGATGGCAAACCTAAAACACCTGCTCCG GCTGAAGAGGGTGATctggatgatgaagatgaggaggatgatgaagatgatctCCTAATGCGGCCCCAGAGGCGTATGCATAGggatgaggaggaggaagaggatgatGAAATCTCCAGCCGGCCAGCACAGGCCAGTGTGCTCTACCAGGATCTGCTGATGTCAGATGCAGAAGACGACGCTAGCGAGGAGGAAGGCGATAATCCATTCTcct CTATCCAACTGTCAGAGAGTGGCAGTGACAGTGATGCTGAACTGGGGCATCAGGAGAGCACCCGGATTGGACTAGAGCAGGAAGAGAGCATGATGTCTTATGAGGGGGAGGGACCTGATGGGGTAACGCACATGGATGACAGCAATGTCAG CTATGGCAGCTATGATGATGGAGACAGTCAGATGCATAGGCATGTGTCCAGCCCCAGGACAGGAGAACGAGATGGAGAGGAGGTGTACGGGATTagtgaagaggaagaggaggaggaagatgaACGGAGACGAGGTCCTAGTGTTCTCACACAGGCACAGCtcagtgatgatgatgaggacaGTGAAGAATTCAGATCCGTTGGAGGAGACAGTGACATGGATTCTGACAACTAA